In Ostrea edulis chromosome 6, xbOstEdul1.1, whole genome shotgun sequence, a single window of DNA contains:
- the LOC125682995 gene encoding uncharacterized protein LOC125682995: MADRPQSQHSSNTHASAAGSTAPPHQQWSAYNGPVLFTGPSGLTDQRVKAMADFQMVGNGDRSPEVTSQMGYLNRPPPGTKFPKAKNGQIGEIGWPVETFKIVKGI, from the exons ATGGCTGACCGTCCTCAGTCACAGCACAGCTCTAATACGCATGCCTCAGCCGCAGGGTCGACAGCACCACCACATCAGCAATGGTCGGCATATAATGGCCCCGTTCTGTTTACAG GCCCGAGTGGTTTGACAGACCAAAGAGTGAAAGCTATGGCCGATTTCCAAATGGTAGGGAACGGAGACAGATCCCCGGAAGTGACCAGTCAAATGGGATACCTTAACAGACCCCCACCCGGCACCAAATTTCCCAAGGCCAAAAACGGTCAGATTGGTGAAATAGGCTGGCCGGTAGAGACATTCAAGATAGTAAAAGGAATCTGA
- the LOC125682988 gene encoding uncharacterized protein LOC125682988 has product MSFGAAIISALRKKKWHRSRYDVSDLGIAEVTCLSLTDLSNLPVPYKNTFVSKSEDNLLDEKLYIKSRNSNLNCKKNWKRTSLNLSIDPEDDWKDASLNLSNADSAISLSFRDSVKCSRRPVSCYADYTSSREFLSVAEEANESSNTDFGYDSMNASSDSVLNLVRKSSIQDKSRKIMIKRRQFVKKRSRDSQVFSDDENNDLKYSKSNSQSSENVISVESKECTKRSLHRNTPARNRDEKCRSVHFDDDVEEESFVKQQLTKSVSTLTLCRNNSVQLKSWQIRRQRRAMLNKHRRAIRQLENMKYEERLV; this is encoded by the coding sequence ATGTCATTTGGAGCTGCCATTATTTCAGCGCTAAGAAAGAAGAAATGGCACCGATCTCGATACGATGTGAGCGATCTTGGCATTGCAGAAGTCACGTGCTTATCTTTGACGGACCTGTCCAACTTGCCTGTCCCCTACAAAAACACGTTCGTATCTAAATCAGAAGACAATCTGCTGGACGAGAAGCTGTACATCAAATCCAGAAACTCCAACTTGAATTGTAAGAAAAACTGGAAGCGGACTTCTCTAAATCTTTCAATCGACCCAGAAGATGATTGGAAAGACGCTTCTCTGAATCTGTCCAATGCTGATTCTGCTATTTCCCTTTCATTTCGAGATTCTGTGAAATGTAGCAGACGACCAGTGTCCTGTTACGCGGACTATACATCATCACGTGAGTTTCTGTCTGTTGCTGAGGAAGCTAACGAATCTTCCAATACCGATTTTGGCTATGATTCAATGAATGCAAGCTCTGATTCGGTTTTGAATTTGGTGAGGAAGTCGAGCATTCAAGACAAATCCCGAAAAATCATGATAAAAAGGCGCCAATTTGTTAAGAAACGGTCACGTGACAGCCAGGTTTTCAGTGATGACGAAAACAATGATTTGAAGTATTCTAAATCGAACAGTCAATCTAGCGAGAATGTCATTTCAGTTGAATCGAAAGAATGCACGAAAAGATCGCTTCATAGAAATACTCCTGCAAGAAATCGAGATGAAAAATGTCGATCAGTTCATTTTGATGACGATGTCGAAGAGGAAAGCTTTGTGAAACAGCAACTTACCAAGTCAGTATCCACTTTAACTCTGTGTAGAAACAATAGTGTCCAGCTGAAATCATGGCAAATTCGGAGGCAGCGCCGTGCGATGCTCAACAAACATAGAAGAGCCATTCGTCAACTGGAAAACATGAAGTACGAAGAGAGACTTGTTTGA
- the LOC125682994 gene encoding uncharacterized protein LOC125682994, whose product MENHLLREPLTSNTKDKNQAKNNTYSPNDVIVGGAVCNGGAVCNGGARCSDYNHHGGVEDVKLNLNIPHKSSADLEPRHQLSSNDFRCLLILSLLSVVCFCPTGIFAVITTAKMLKARKVGNETLIATLAARVKMLVSMSMGIWIVILVFSVIVYFVNIFGVRSYFT is encoded by the exons ATGGAGAACCATTTACTCCGAGAACCTCTTACATCAAACACAAAGGACAAAAACCAGGCAAAAAACAACACGTACTCACCTAATGACGTCATTGTTGGAGGTGCCGTGTGTAATGGAGGTGCCGTGTGTAATGGAGGTGCCAGGTGTTCGGACTACAATCACCACGGTGGAGTGGAAGATGTTAAGCTCAATTTAAACATACCCCACAAGAGTTCCGCGGACTTG GAACCTCGCCATCAGCTGTCTTCCAACGACTTCCGCTGTTTATTGATTCTATCACTATTGTCCGTCGTGTGTTTCTGTCCCACGGGGATTTTTGCAGTTATCACGACGGCAAAG ATGCTAAAGGCGAGAAAAGTTGGAAACGAGACTTTGATAGCGACACTAGCTGCCCGTGTTAAAATGCTGGTGTCGATGTCCATGGGGATATGGATTGTGATTCTAGTCTTCAGTGTCATTGTGTATTTTGTGAACATATTTGGCGTCAGAAGTTACTTCACATGA
- the LOC125682990 gene encoding phytanoyl-CoA hydroxylase-interacting protein-like, translating to MAHNQYLTEDQLAMLYEKSIEIINKKNRRFAPLPAMWRDKPTAYWNRIRHKYDGFMIPYRKDFNGTPKSAINGNVLGLFFNASLHNKTKKPPTFSYFGNQRLMVNSSFIVNIHQNIYFVDFYCHNLRDHYITLVVARPGSVVDNFCQRNLKQINIFNNPFLKIINGKLYVTLGVNVEVFYTDVVDVNRVIFDGIGKFSPITFRGKGSKKFGIPKNHQCKVCNLW from the coding sequence ATTTGACAGAAGACCAGCTTGCAATGCTTTATGAAAAAAGCATTGAAATCATTAACAAAAAGAACCGGCGATTTGCTCCCCTGCCGGCCATGTGGCGGGACAAGCCGACAGCGTATTGGAATAGGATACGTCACAAGTACGATGGATTCATGATCCCCTACAGAAAGGACTTCAATGGAACGCCCAAGTCAGCCATTAACGGAAATGTACTCGGCCTTTTCTTCAACGCTAGTCTGCACAATAAGACTAAAAAGCCTCCGACATTTTCTTACTTCGGAAACCAACGTCTGATGGTAAATTCGTCCTTTATTGTGAATATCCACCAGAATATCTACTTTGTGGACTTTTACTGCCACAACCTTCGAGATCATTACATCACTCTTGTTGTTGCAAGACCTGGTTCTGTCGTTGACAACTTTTGCCAGAGGAACCTGAAACAAATCAACATTTTCAACAACCCTTTCTTGAAAATAATCAATGGAAAGTTATACGTTACATTGGGTGTGAATGTAGAGGTCTTTTATACAGACGTTGTGGATGTGAATCGGGTCATTTTTGACGGGATTGGCAAGTTCTCCCCCATCACGTTCCGGGGCAAAGGCAGCAAGAAATTTGGGATTCCCAAGAACCATCAATGTAAAGTCTGCAACTTGTGGTGA